The Bacillus sp. BGMRC 2118 DNA segment AAATCAGTAGTTTAGCAGAAGAGTATATTACAGGTGGAGTATATGAATGGATTTCTTTTTTTACTAATTTAGGTTCAAAGTCGGTTGTAATTGGTATTGCTCTTTTTACATTAATCCTCATGTGGTGGAAAACTCGAGATTACATTGGACTTATCACAGTAGCGGGAGTATTAATCGGAAGCGACCAGCTATACAAAATATTAAAGGCGGTTTATGAAAGAGAACGACCCATCTATGAACCTTCTATTGACGCAGTTGGTTATAGCTTTCCTAGTGGACATGCTACAGTCTCGATGTCTCTTTATGGAATCATCATATTCTTTGTCTGGAAGTATATGAAGAAATCCTCCTTCAAAACAGCTGCTCTTATTGCTCTAGGCTCGTATATATTCATTATGGGTATGAGCAGAGTGTTATTACGGGCTCATTATTTGACAGATGTACTAGCAGGTTTTGCTGTTGCATTCACGTATGTAACAATCTGGATTTTACTATATTCGTTCGTAACGAACATCTTTCTAATAAAAAGAAGTCAAAAGAATATACCAATGTAATAAGCACTCCAATCGGGTGCTTTTTTTTATTAGGCTGTTATCGGTAAAGGTTATTATTATTTTGAACAGATTATGAATAGATTTAAGACTCTAAATTGGATTTTCAGTACATCTGTTTAGTAAGATAAAGAAAATCAATGTGTTATGGAGGAGAGAGTATGGAGATTGGAATAAGTACGTTTGTTGAAACAACACCAGATGTACATACTGGGAAGGTTGTTAGTCATGCTGAACGTATTCGTGAAGTAGTAGAGGAAATTATAGTGGCAGATCAAGTTGGTTTGGATGTATTTGGTGTTGGTGAACATCACCGTGAAGATTTTGCGGCATCATCTCCAGCAGTGATTTTAGCAGCAGCAGCACCCCAAACAAAGCATATTCGGTTAACTAGTGCAGTGACTGTATTATCATCGGCAGACCCTGTCCGAGTTTATCAAGATTTTGCAACGTTAGATGGCATTTCGAATGGAAGAGCTGAAATAATGGCAGGTAGAGGTTCCTTCATTGAATCATTTCCACTATTTGGTTATGATTTACGTGATTACGATGAATTGTTTGAAGAGAAGTTAGATTTGTTATTAAAAATTACACAATCAGAAAACGTATCATGGAAGGGAAAGTTTCGTCCAGAAATTAAGGATAGAGGCATTTACCCTAGACCCGTACAGGAGCCTCTGCCGGTCTGGATTGGTAGTGGAGGAAACTCTGAATCGGTCGTTCGTGCAGGATTACTCGGTTTACCATTAGTATTAGCCATTATAGGTGGGCGCCCAACTCAATTTGCGCCATTAGTTCAGCTATATAAAAATGCTGCAGCACATGCAGGTCATAATCCAGAGATATTACCCGTTGCATCGCATTCACATGGATTCATTGCTGAAACAACCGAGTTAGCAGCAGATATATTTTTCCCTTCTACACAGCAAGTGATGAATAAATTAGGAAAAGAACGAGGATGGGGACCATATACAAGAGCTAGTTTTGATGATGCACGAAGCTTTGAAGGTGCCTTATACGTCGGTGACCCTAAAACAGTTGCAGATAAAATTATACATCTCCGAAAGAATGTCGGTGTCACACGATTCATGCTACATGTACCAGTAGGGTCTATGCCACATGAAGATGTATTGAAAACGATTGAATTACTAGGAAAAGAAGTAGCTCCAATTGTTCGAGAAGAAGTGAAGAATTGGGAAAAAGAAGAAGCAGACAATAAGTAATAAGGCTGTTTTTGTATAGATTGTTGCTTTGCGTAAAAATCCCAAAAGCCGGATTTTTACCTTAGTATCTAGATAATTCAATACAGAAAGAAAGTTGCTCTTTTCTAATTCTACCTCGTTTTGCTTCTAAAACTGGTTGTACACACAGAATAAGTGTACTAAAAGCAACAAAGTTTTAGAAAAGAGCCTTAATATAAAAGCGAATGAACCTAGTGGTCATTCGCTTTTTATTATGATTTTTTCAATAAAAGGAAAATAAAGTACGGTGCCCCTATGATTGCAGTCATAATCCCAGCTGCAATTCCTTCAGGTTCCACTAAATTTCTACCGATTGTGTCAGCAAATAATAAAAGCCAACCACCTATAAGTGTAGCAATAGGAAGGAATAACTGGTTTCTAGGACCCACTAATGTCTTCGCGATATGTGGAGCCATCAGTCCTACAAAGGCTATGCCACCGGTTACCGATACAGCAGCAGCCGCTAAAGCAACAGCTGTGAATAATAATACAAATCTGTCTTTATTAATGGAGATTCCCACCCCAATAGCGGTTGGTTCACTTAAATTTAAGATGTTCAACTTGTTTGCATGATAAAGCGTAAATGGAATTAATAGAACTAGCCAAGGTAAAAGTGCAAGGATAAACGGCCAATCCGTGCCCCATATATTTCCGGCTAACCATTTCGAAATAAAGTCTACTTTTTCACGCTCAGAAGATGAAATTAATACGACCATTGCTCCTGATAAGGCCATGGAAAATCCAACACCAATTAGTATTAAGCGTATAGGCTGTAGACCGAAGCCTTTTTTATAAGAAAACAAAAAGATTAAGCATGCAGTCAGAAGCGCACCAACAAAACCTACAGCAGGAAGTGCATATACAAAAGTACCTACCTCAATTGGGAAATATAAGAAAAAAACTGCAATTGCAACCCCAGTACCTGCATTAATTCCGATGATACCCGGATCAGCTAAATCATTTCGAGTAATTCCTTGTAAGATGGAACCAGAAATAGCTAAGGCCATACCAGCTAAAAGCGTGATGATAATTCTTGGTAAGCGGATAGAATATATAACAAATTCTTCCTTGAATGTACCATTTCCAAATAAGGTAGGTAAAATTCTATCAAACGTAACAGAAGAATAGCCAAGCCCCATACTAATAACTGACGTTACTAGTATTAAAGCAAAGAGACTGAGTAATAATATTCGCTGTTTCTTCACTAGTTTTGAATGTATCATGATAACACCTTCCCTCCTTTATGAACAATAAATAGAAAGAAGGGCAATCCAATAATGGCAACAATTGCGGGAACAGGGGTTTCAAACGGTGCATTTAGGTTACGGCCGAGTGTGTCGGCAAATAACATAAATATAGCCCCTGCAACTGCTGACATAGGTAGCACGAACCGATAATCTGTGCCGACAATAGCACGAACAATATGTGGAATCATCAGTCCAATAAAGGCAAGGTTACCAACTAGAGCGACAGATGCCCCAGCTAACAGTATGACAATCACAAACAAAGCAAATTTTATAGCCGTAATGTTTTGTCCTAACCCAATTGCAACTTCTTCATCAAGGCTTAAGATTGTAAGTTGTCTTGATAGAAATATGGAAATGACCATCCCAATAATGACAAAGGGTGCAATCACTTGTAACTGACCCCACGTTGTCCCGATAATACCTCCAGCACTCCACATTGAAACGTCCTTAGAAATGTTGAAATAAAGACCAACACCATCGGCAATCGCATATAAAAATGCAGAAACAGCAGCCCCGGCAAGGACGATACGCAGGGGAGAAAAACCGCCTTTTTTGGCTGAGCCAATACTGACAACAATGATGGTACCAATTCCGGCACCTATGAAACAAGCAATCATGATGGCAAAGTAATTAGCAGAAGGAACTAAAGCAATCGTAACAGCAAGAGCAGCATTTGCCCCTGCTGTTAGTCCTAAAATACTTGGATCCGCCAAAGGATTTCTCGTTATTCCCTGCATGATTGCTCCAGCTACTGATAAGCCGGCACCAACAAGTACCGCGGCAACTACTCTCGGAAGTCTGATTTCTCTGAGCATTACGATCGTATCCGTCTTTACCGTAGAGGTAAGAGCAAGCCATACTTCCTTTACTTCTGTGTCAGCTGCTCCAAAAATTAAAGAAATAAAAAACGTAACCAATAACAATATAAGTCCTAGGACAAGCTTTAAACTAAATGATAAGCGATTATGCTGCATGTTTATCTATCCTTTTTAAATAATAGACTCTTTTCTAAAACTTTGATGCTTTTCGTACAATTATTCTGGGTGTACAACCAGTTATAGAGACAAATTGAGGTTGGATTAGAAAAGAGCAACTCTCTTTATGTATAGAATATCTAATTACTAAGGTAAAAATCCGGCTTCCTGAGACTTTTATTCATAGGAACGATCTATACGAAAATAGCCAAATAATAAGAGGAATTCTTAAGAATTAAGAACTCCTCTTTATAATATTAGTTCCCAAGAAATGAATCTTCAAAGAACTCAAGTTGATATTCTAGTGTAATCGGATCATTAAAGTAGAATTCTTTTGAATTTGCTACAAATACTCGGTTATTTTTTACTGCCGGAATGTTTTTGAATGTTTCAGACTCCATGAATGAAGTTTCGGTTTCTTCAGCTTTACTTACAATTAAGTAATCACCTGCAAATTCTGGGAGCACTTCTAAGGATAGAGTGTAATATCCAGGCTCTAAAGCAGTTTCTTTTACTTTTTCAGGCATATTCAGCTTCATTTCTTGATACAAAATCTCTGTTCCACGCGCCCAGTTATCACCGAATACATATAATTCTTTATTAAAGTTTTCAATTACGGATACTGTAGCATCTTCACCAATCTTAGCTTTAATTTCTTCACCAGATTCTTGAGCACGTTTTTTAAAGTCATTGATCCAGTCTTGCGCTTCTTGTTCCTTATTTAATAGCTTACCAATTTCTAAGTGCTGTGTTAAGTAATCAAGCTTACCATACGTAAATGTAACGACTGGAGCAAGTTCCTTCAATTTATCTACATTTTTGATTGTGGAAAGACCGATAATTAAATCAGGCTCAAGTTCAATAATTTTTTCTAAGTTTTCGTCTGTCACTTCTTCGACGCCTTCTAGCTCATAGCGAGGATTATTCTTAGACCAAGCATCAACACCAACAAGGGGAACATCCAGTGCTAAAACATTTCCAGCATACGTTGATAGTACAACTACACGCTTAGGATCAGCAGGTACTTCAACTGGGCCGTTTTCTGATTCATATGTAATGGTTTCTGAAGCTTTCGTCTTTTCATTTTCACCTTTTGTTTCTGCAGGTTCGTCCTTATTCGTCCCACATGCTGCAAGACTAAGTAGTAACGTAAGCAGTAGTATTGGCATTAGTAGTTTTTTCATTTCCATTCTCTCCTTTAAGTAGATGATAGGTTACACACATTGGCGTGTTCGTTGTAGGATCCTTCCCAATTAATGCATCAATTTGAAAGACTTCCTTTAATACTTCATTTGTAATAACATCTTCGGGACTTCCAGCTTTCACGATTTGTCCATATTTCATTGCAATAATATAGTCAGCAAATCTGGCGGCTTGGTTTAAGTCATGAAGAACCATCACAATTGTTCGTTCTTGCTCTTTATTTAATTTCTTTAATAACTCTAATATTTCTAATTGATGTGCCATATCAAGGTATGTGGTCGGTTCATCTAGAAATATCATGGGTGTTTCTTGAGCCAGTGCCATAGCAATCCATACACGCTGCCTTTGACCACCGGAAAGTGCATCAATTGGATGATGTTTAAAGAAGGATGTTCCCGTAACATCTAGGGCCCAATTAATAGCATCCAAGTCATTAGCTGTTAATCTGCCAAATCCCTTTTGATAGGGAAAACGTCCGTAAGACACAAGCTCTCCTACTGTTAAACCACTTGAGCTCTCTTGGCTTTGAGGGAGAATGGCCATTTTTTTTGCAAGTTCTTTTGTACTTTGCTTTGTAATACTTTCTCCATCCAAAATAATAGTACCGGACTGTTGTGGAATAATTCTCGTCATAGCTTTTAATAATGTTGATTTACCACAACCGTTGGATCCAATAATTGTTGTTATTTTTTTATCTGGTATTTCAATCGATAAATCTTTTACAATAAGCCGATCTCCATAACTGATGTTTAACTGCTCTGTAATAAGGCGCACCATATTTTTTTATAGCCTCCAATGGAAAATATAACCGATATTGAAAATCATTATCAGTTACTGTACAATGTAACTATAATTGTTATGAATATTTATTGTCAATGCTTTTTTTAGTATATGTAAAATCATGTTTTATACTAGTATTTTTGAGGTGAAGGGCGATGACGGATATAGAAATCTTCGATGTAACCATAATTGGTGGTGGTCCTGCTGGCTTATACTCTGCTTTTTATAGTGGACTTAGAGAATTGAAAACAAAGATTATAGAATTCCAACCACAACTTGGCGGAAAAATTCATATTTACCCAGAAAAGATGATATGGGATGTAGGTGGTCAAACACCAATCTCAGGTGCTGATCTAATTAACCAATTAACGCAACAAGGATTAACATTTAATCCAACCGTTGTGTTGAACGAGAGAGTAACCAGTATTTCTAAAGATGAAGAAGGATTATTTAGGTTAAAGACAACTACAGGTCAGGAGCACGTTTCAAAAACAGTGATTGTTGCAGTTGGGAGTGGAATCTTAAAGCCTCAAAGGTTACATATAGAAGGTGCTGAGCGATTTGAAGTCTCGAATCTTCATTATACAGTTAAATCTCTAAAGTACTTTAAAGACAGAACGATTATTATTTCAGGTGGTGGAAATACTGCAATTGATTGGGCAAATGAACTAGTGCCGATAGCTAAGGAGGTTTACGTCACTCATCGTAAGCCATCATTCTCAGGCCATGAGGCTCAAATTACACAACTAGTAAATAGTTCTGCACATTGTCTGTTGAATACGACAATTACAAAGTTAATGGCAGGCAGCAGTCATGAGACAATTGATAAAGTGGAATTAACACATCAACAAACTGGAGAGGTGCAGTATATACCTGTTGATGATGTCATTATTAATCATGGCTTTGAACAAGATTCTACCTTATTAAATAATAGTTTGATTGACATTAACCTTGTGGATGAATTTTATATAGAAGGTAATTCATTTAGTGAATCATCTGTTGAAGGGTTATATGCAGCAGGAGATATTATTAAATATGAAGGAAAGATAAACTTAATTGCAGGTACGTTTCAAGATTCAGCAAATGCAGTGAACAAGGCAAAGCAGTTTATAGAACCAGAAGCAACTGAATATGGAATGGTATCCTCACATAATGAAGTATTTAAACAGAGAAACCGTGAATTAATAAAGAAAATGTTATAGTAAAAATAGAATAAGACTGTAGACAAACTCTATTATTTCGAGTTGTCTGCAGTCTTATTCTATTTTTATTCATATCTTTAAACAAGAGGATAAATGGAAAGAGAAATTAATTACCACTTCAAGTTTGGTTCAAGATGATGGGCAGGATCATGTTCATCTAAAGGATATCATTTCAATTTGATCTCTTTGTATAATATTATGTCTCGTTAGCATTATGTCAGCTAAATTAAGAAGATATCATAGAACAGAATGATTTTAAAAACCGATTGAAGTGGAATGGCACTCGACTCCTGCGGGAGCAGTGGGACATATGACAAAGTGTACTTTCTTTGTCTCAGGTGAGACCCCGCAGGCGGAACGGCGAGGAGGCTCACCGCCCACCCCGCGGTATCCGGCGAGTGCCATGGAGCGAAAATCACCTTGTCTTACAGATGAATTTTATCCAATACATTTGGTATTTGTTCAATGCGTTATTGATTTATGAACTTCCTTTTTTCACCCAATCCGCAACTGTAATAACTCGCTTTGTTTGATGAATAATAGCTGCTTTATAAGCTTCTTTATCCCCAACAATTTCATTATTCCCATCAACAGAAACACTTGTGCCATAAGGATTTCCTCCTGCAGCAAATAAAGAAGGATCTGTATAGCCAGGTGCAACAACAATAGCACCCCAATGATACATCGTAGTATATAAATTTAATATGGTAGCTTCTTGTCCACCATGTGAATTTTGTGCAGATGTCATAGCACTGACAACCTTATTCACTGTTTTCCCTTGAGCCCATATTCCACCTGTCGTATCTAAGAACTGTTTCATTTGAGAAGCAATATTACCAAAACGTGTTGGTGTGCTGAAAATAATAGCATCT contains these protein-coding regions:
- a CDS encoding phosphatase PAP2 family protein — translated: MQVQTKTTRNRNKTFSMPIIATGSLILFFIFAYFMETEKSLALDMKISSLAEEYITGGVYEWISFFTNLGSKSVVIGIALFTLILMWWKTRDYIGLITVAGVLIGSDQLYKILKAVYERERPIYEPSIDAVGYSFPSGHATVSMSLYGIIIFFVWKYMKKSSFKTAALIALGSYIFIMGMSRVLLRAHYLTDVLAGFAVAFTYVTIWILLYSFVTNIFLIKRSQKNIPM
- a CDS encoding LLM class flavin-dependent oxidoreductase — protein: MEIGISTFVETTPDVHTGKVVSHAERIREVVEEIIVADQVGLDVFGVGEHHREDFAASSPAVILAAAAPQTKHIRLTSAVTVLSSADPVRVYQDFATLDGISNGRAEIMAGRGSFIESFPLFGYDLRDYDELFEEKLDLLLKITQSENVSWKGKFRPEIKDRGIYPRPVQEPLPVWIGSGGNSESVVRAGLLGLPLVLAIIGGRPTQFAPLVQLYKNAAAHAGHNPEILPVASHSHGFIAETTELAADIFFPSTQQVMNKLGKERGWGPYTRASFDDARSFEGALYVGDPKTVADKIIHLRKNVGVTRFMLHVPVGSMPHEDVLKTIELLGKEVAPIVREEVKNWEKEEADNK
- a CDS encoding iron ABC transporter permease; its protein translation is MIHSKLVKKQRILLLSLFALILVTSVISMGLGYSSVTFDRILPTLFGNGTFKEEFVIYSIRLPRIIITLLAGMALAISGSILQGITRNDLADPGIIGINAGTGVAIAVFFLYFPIEVGTFVYALPAVGFVGALLTACLIFLFSYKKGFGLQPIRLILIGVGFSMALSGAMVVLISSSEREKVDFISKWLAGNIWGTDWPFILALLPWLVLLIPFTLYHANKLNILNLSEPTAIGVGISINKDRFVLLFTAVALAAAAVSVTGGIAFVGLMAPHIAKTLVGPRNQLFLPIATLIGGWLLLFADTIGRNLVEPEGIAAGIMTAIIGAPYFIFLLLKKS
- a CDS encoding iron ABC transporter permease, coding for MQHNRLSFSLKLVLGLILLLVTFFISLIFGAADTEVKEVWLALTSTVKTDTIVMLREIRLPRVVAAVLVGAGLSVAGAIMQGITRNPLADPSILGLTAGANAALAVTIALVPSANYFAIMIACFIGAGIGTIIVVSIGSAKKGGFSPLRIVLAGAAVSAFLYAIADGVGLYFNISKDVSMWSAGGIIGTTWGQLQVIAPFVIIGMVISIFLSRQLTILSLDEEVAIGLGQNITAIKFALFVIVILLAGASVALVGNLAFIGLMIPHIVRAIVGTDYRFVLPMSAVAGAIFMLFADTLGRNLNAPFETPVPAIVAIIGLPFFLFIVHKGGKVLS
- a CDS encoding iron-hydroxamate ABC transporter substrate-binding protein; this translates as MKKLLMPILLLTLLLSLAACGTNKDEPAETKGENEKTKASETITYESENGPVEVPADPKRVVVLSTYAGNVLALDVPLVGVDAWSKNNPRYELEGVEEVTDENLEKIIELEPDLIIGLSTIKNVDKLKELAPVVTFTYGKLDYLTQHLEIGKLLNKEQEAQDWINDFKKRAQESGEEIKAKIGEDATVSVIENFNKELYVFGDNWARGTEILYQEMKLNMPEKVKETALEPGYYTLSLEVLPEFAGDYLIVSKAEETETSFMESETFKNIPAVKNNRVFVANSKEFYFNDPITLEYQLEFFEDSFLGN
- a CDS encoding ABC transporter ATP-binding protein, with product MVRLITEQLNISYGDRLIVKDLSIEIPDKKITTIIGSNGCGKSTLLKAMTRIIPQQSGTIILDGESITKQSTKELAKKMAILPQSQESSSGLTVGELVSYGRFPYQKGFGRLTANDLDAINWALDVTGTSFFKHHPIDALSGGQRQRVWIAMALAQETPMIFLDEPTTYLDMAHQLEILELLKKLNKEQERTIVMVLHDLNQAARFADYIIAMKYGQIVKAGSPEDVITNEVLKEVFQIDALIGKDPTTNTPMCVTYHLLKGENGNEKTTNANTTAYVTT
- a CDS encoding NAD(P)/FAD-dependent oxidoreductase, with protein sequence MTDIEIFDVTIIGGGPAGLYSAFYSGLRELKTKIIEFQPQLGGKIHIYPEKMIWDVGGQTPISGADLINQLTQQGLTFNPTVVLNERVTSISKDEEGLFRLKTTTGQEHVSKTVIVAVGSGILKPQRLHIEGAERFEVSNLHYTVKSLKYFKDRTIIISGGGNTAIDWANELVPIAKEVYVTHRKPSFSGHEAQITQLVNSSAHCLLNTTITKLMAGSSHETIDKVELTHQQTGEVQYIPVDDVIINHGFEQDSTLLNNSLIDINLVDEFYIEGNSFSESSVEGLYAAGDIIKYEGKINLIAGTFQDSANAVNKAKQFIEPEATEYGMVSSHNEVFKQRNRELIKKML
- the wrbA gene encoding NAD(P)H:quinone oxidoreductase type IV, with product MMTVKLAIVYYSTTGTNYQLAQWAAEGAKEVGAEVTIYRVPELAPQSVIDGNPAWKSHLEQTKDVPVVTPENIVEADAIIFSTPTRFGNIASQMKQFLDTTGGIWAQGKTVNKVVSAMTSAQNSHGGQEATILNLYTTMYHWGAIVVAPGYTDPSLFAAGGNPYGTSVSVDGNNEIVGDKEAYKAAIIHQTKRVITVADWVKKGSS